A DNA window from Sphingopyxis macrogoltabida contains the following coding sequences:
- a CDS encoding TonB-dependent siderophore receptor — translation MQAALAATGAYAQEAGESGEGDAIVVSGYRYLAEDTSGTTGLPVPIEKVPQSISLVSEDFMDATDVRSLGDVAQYTPGALFDGNPGGTASIVKLRGFAAGNAIDGLNVGALDYEPDFATLERLEIVKGPTSVVYGAANPGGIINQVTKGAKANTPSHIELLGGSWDRWRLEGQVAASLNAAGTVNVIAIAAHEEAGSFMQRVDSAKTVLYAGIDAELTPGLTGYIHGGYERYRRTSFDGIPTFPDGSPAPVGRSFFIGSGDFDLVTPVVRVNGGLDWEASEALSVSLKLNYLRSNTTGESGFGFGLEDNGDFFLAINNITKSVTKAFSAGLSAVYKLDDLGLADSFVTVAANYQHYDTKQAGTIPDMPEGDVANIFDGVDAIEALFNTRTYPGIFDYSLNRGLRYFTLSTQANIKVAEPLTLLGGISWAKPDVSKQSGAAPWEDFSGNSQTSLRLAATLEPVQGLNFYLSYSESFQPQLFIDAVGDVLPPLTGEQYEAGVKYVSPDRRLLLTAAVFDVRQANQARYDQTIDLIDRYSPVGKVRHRGFELQAVGEVVQGWQVNAGFAILDPTIREDDDPTLIGKTVAFLPKSTASLYTSYEFGGGAFVGGGIRYVDSVKTDIDRATRDLPSYVLADVSAGYDFERFRVQLNVKNLFDKHYFVNNYQTLFYGNVVGEPRSVTVSLRANF, via the coding sequence ATGCAGGCGGCGCTCGCGGCAACGGGCGCTTATGCGCAGGAAGCAGGCGAAAGCGGCGAGGGCGATGCGATCGTCGTCAGCGGCTACCGCTACCTTGCCGAGGACACCAGCGGCACCACCGGGCTTCCGGTGCCGATCGAGAAGGTCCCGCAATCGATCAGCCTCGTCAGCGAAGACTTCATGGATGCGACCGATGTCCGCTCGCTGGGCGATGTTGCACAATATACGCCCGGCGCGCTGTTCGACGGCAATCCGGGCGGCACCGCGTCGATCGTCAAGCTGCGCGGCTTTGCCGCCGGCAATGCGATCGACGGGCTGAACGTCGGCGCGCTCGATTACGAGCCCGACTTCGCGACGCTCGAACGGCTCGAAATCGTCAAGGGCCCGACGTCGGTGGTCTATGGCGCCGCCAACCCCGGCGGCATCATCAATCAGGTGACCAAGGGGGCGAAAGCGAACACGCCGTCGCATATCGAACTGCTCGGCGGCTCGTGGGACCGCTGGCGGCTCGAGGGCCAGGTCGCGGCATCGCTGAACGCGGCGGGCACGGTCAATGTCATCGCCATCGCCGCCCACGAAGAGGCGGGCAGCTTCATGCAGCGCGTCGATTCGGCGAAGACGGTGCTCTACGCCGGGATCGATGCCGAGCTGACGCCCGGCCTCACCGGCTATATCCATGGCGGCTATGAACGCTATCGGCGTACCTCGTTCGACGGCATCCCGACCTTTCCCGACGGATCGCCGGCGCCGGTCGGCCGGTCCTTCTTCATCGGGTCGGGCGATTTCGACCTTGTGACCCCGGTCGTGCGCGTGAACGGCGGGCTGGACTGGGAGGCGTCGGAGGCGCTGTCGGTCAGCCTGAAGCTCAACTATCTCCGTTCGAACACGACCGGAGAGAGCGGGTTCGGCTTCGGGCTCGAAGACAATGGCGACTTCTTCCTCGCGATCAACAACATCACCAAAAGCGTGACCAAGGCGTTCAGTGCCGGATTGTCGGCAGTGTACAAGCTCGACGACCTCGGGCTCGCCGACAGCTTCGTCACTGTCGCTGCCAATTATCAGCATTACGACACGAAACAGGCCGGGACGATCCCCGATATGCCGGAAGGCGATGTCGCGAACATTTTCGACGGCGTCGACGCGATCGAGGCGCTGTTCAACACGCGGACCTATCCCGGCATCTTCGATTACAGCCTCAATCGCGGGCTCCGCTATTTCACCCTGTCGACGCAGGCCAACATCAAGGTCGCGGAGCCGCTGACGCTGCTCGGCGGCATCAGTTGGGCCAAGCCCGATGTGAGCAAGCAATCGGGCGCGGCGCCGTGGGAGGATTTCAGCGGCAACAGCCAGACCAGCCTGCGCCTCGCCGCGACGCTGGAGCCGGTCCAGGGCCTCAATTTCTATCTGTCGTACAGCGAATCCTTCCAGCCGCAGTTGTTCATCGACGCGGTCGGCGACGTGCTGCCGCCGCTGACCGGCGAGCAATATGAGGCCGGGGTCAAATATGTGTCGCCCGACCGGCGGCTGTTGCTCACCGCGGCAGTCTTCGACGTCCGGCAGGCCAATCAGGCGCGCTACGACCAGACCATCGACCTGATCGACCGCTATTCGCCGGTCGGCAAGGTACGGCACCGCGGCTTCGAATTGCAGGCGGTCGGTGAGGTTGTGCAGGGCTGGCAGGTCAACGCCGGGTTCGCCATCCTCGATCCGACAATCCGCGAGGATGACGATCCGACGCTGATCGGCAAGACGGTCGCCTTCCTGCCCAAGAGCACGGCGAGCCTCTATACCAGCTATGAATTCGGCGGCGGCGCTTTCGTCGGGGGCGGCATTCGCTATGTCGATTCGGTGAAGACCGACATCGATCGCGCGACGCGCGACCTGCCGTCCTATGTATTGGCCGACGTGTCGGCGGGCTATGATTTCGAGCGTTTCCGTGTCCAGCTCAACGTCAAGAACCTGTTCGACAAGCATTATTTCGTGAACAACTATCAGACGCTGTTTTACGGCAATGTCGTCGGTGAACCGCGGAGCGTGACGGTTTCGCTGCGCGCGAACTTCTGA